From Polaromonas naphthalenivorans CJ2, one genomic window encodes:
- a CDS encoding phospholipase D-like domain-containing protein produces the protein MRLFDAFEGAGYHSSVCTTFEIDFAAYESVALPRLRGKGCNNNVLVADSRMLSHAIDSRKLPRLAGSKYSVVGIAPTGVFHPKLLLQIGYGQGRLLVASANMTSSGLAGNLEVVGQVVLSNPAGPEAGLLRAAFDYVLALLPQGMTAAREQLNWALLRAPWLQAATPTDVIVDEKGYVDTRLLAHNRSASIGSRFVEAVGTTPIRRLVVISPYWDETLAALKGLNEALKPTEIALLLQPEIGLFPKDALGCAMPVQIFPIGPAAGVGKASRFVHAKVLIAQSDDADHVLYGSTNCTVAALGSDKFAGSNHEVALYRRLKPGEALELLGLNAILTSEKLIAIETLPEFQKGESIPLDECQRRGSGYFELAGDILRWQKPSWLAGAQHKLEFLDTRGAVLLAELTPLKDDGLTATFVLNLSVLPTFARMVNEDDERFSASVVTSLDELRRSQMTEKAKKAQTPLDELDDLETLEDLRLLDIFGELLKAETGKAAPIPGISRSPTGQETNSSEGARMLSYDEFLAHRVVPSEVGALRESSLSANLIDSLRAMLNRVLGIGVPSERRFVEQPEPDAKQIHALFNRGDQTRNRKNVVEFGGESGQNPTMLNVTVPSDRREKVKKRQEAFKQTQGMVVNWVNKLLMEQGKLAPKVGVSNQALLQLRTLLQAILLTGSSSENLLAQQGISSRRSSALLPCRGENSWPLLAGRLLLEMFRVKSVASPPLFSFPSPDRNAKTPSVDVAEFLFICQWVTQAACSAVDSQGTPVKPLRGMTELRGDLYRAVRDYLGDATQAQLRNQVWDGLDRRYAEHLGVNAQSVRAEHALTEKALASATASQKSPATAWSAQI, from the coding sequence ATGAGGCTCTTTGATGCCTTCGAAGGCGCCGGCTACCACTCAAGCGTATGTACAACGTTTGAAATCGACTTTGCTGCGTACGAATCGGTCGCTCTCCCGCGCTTGCGGGGGAAGGGCTGCAACAATAACGTGCTGGTTGCCGATTCCCGGATGCTCTCGCACGCTATCGACAGCCGAAAACTGCCGCGCTTGGCCGGGAGCAAGTATTCCGTCGTTGGTATCGCTCCGACCGGTGTCTTCCATCCTAAGTTGCTCCTGCAAATTGGTTATGGCCAGGGGCGGTTACTCGTCGCATCCGCCAATATGACGTCATCGGGATTGGCTGGAAATCTTGAGGTGGTTGGTCAAGTTGTTTTGAGTAATCCAGCCGGGCCTGAGGCAGGCCTACTGCGAGCTGCGTTTGACTATGTTCTCGCGCTATTGCCCCAAGGCATGACGGCAGCCCGTGAGCAGCTCAATTGGGCCTTGCTCAGGGCTCCTTGGCTCCAGGCAGCCACGCCAACTGACGTGATTGTCGATGAGAAGGGATATGTGGATACACGTCTGCTTGCTCACAATCGCTCCGCAAGCATCGGGTCACGGTTTGTGGAGGCGGTTGGCACTACTCCTATCCGTAGGCTTGTTGTCATTTCCCCATATTGGGATGAAACTCTGGCGGCGCTCAAGGGCCTCAATGAGGCATTGAAGCCAACCGAGATTGCCCTGCTGCTGCAACCAGAGATAGGACTCTTTCCCAAAGATGCACTCGGTTGCGCCATGCCAGTGCAGATTTTCCCCATTGGTCCGGCTGCCGGCGTCGGAAAGGCATCCCGCTTTGTTCACGCCAAGGTGCTCATTGCGCAGAGTGATGACGCAGACCACGTTCTCTACGGGAGTACGAACTGTACAGTGGCTGCGCTTGGTTCGGACAAGTTTGCGGGCTCAAACCATGAGGTAGCTCTCTATCGGCGACTTAAACCTGGCGAGGCACTTGAGTTGCTCGGCCTCAATGCCATTTTGACGTCTGAGAAACTGATTGCGATTGAAACTCTGCCAGAGTTTCAAAAGGGCGAGTCGATTCCCCTTGATGAGTGCCAGCGACGCGGGTCAGGCTATTTCGAGCTTGCCGGTGACATTCTTCGCTGGCAAAAGCCAAGCTGGTTGGCTGGAGCCCAACACAAACTTGAGTTCTTGGATACGCGCGGCGCCGTGCTGCTGGCTGAGCTCACGCCTTTAAAAGACGACGGGTTGACCGCGACGTTTGTGCTCAACCTTTCTGTGCTGCCGACGTTCGCTCGCATGGTGAACGAAGACGACGAAAGGTTCTCGGCTTCCGTCGTGACTTCCCTCGATGAGCTTCGTCGCAGTCAGATGACGGAAAAGGCGAAAAAGGCTCAGACACCTTTGGACGAACTGGACGACTTAGAAACACTTGAAGACCTTCGCTTGCTCGATATTTTTGGCGAACTGCTAAAGGCTGAGACGGGAAAGGCTGCGCCCATTCCCGGCATCAGCCGCTCCCCCACTGGACAAGAGACGAACAGCTCCGAAGGCGCTCGGATGTTGAGCTACGACGAGTTCCTAGCTCATCGGGTGGTGCCAAGCGAAGTAGGCGCACTAAGGGAGAGCTCGCTGAGTGCTAACCTCATAGATTCACTTCGCGCAATGCTCAACAGGGTGCTGGGAATTGGAGTGCCGTCGGAGCGACGGTTCGTTGAGCAGCCCGAGCCTGATGCCAAACAGATTCACGCGCTATTCAATCGCGGCGACCAGACACGCAACCGCAAGAACGTCGTAGAGTTTGGTGGCGAATCCGGGCAAAACCCGACAATGCTCAACGTTACTGTCCCCTCGGACAGGCGCGAGAAGGTGAAAAAGCGTCAGGAGGCGTTCAAACAAACCCAGGGCATGGTGGTCAATTGGGTAAACAAGTTGTTGATGGAACAAGGCAAACTCGCCCCTAAAGTTGGCGTGTCGAACCAGGCCCTGCTTCAGCTCAGGACGCTCCTCCAAGCCATACTTCTCACTGGTAGTTCGTCGGAAAATTTACTTGCGCAACAGGGTATCTCGTCGCGCAGGTCCTCCGCGCTTTTGCCCTGCAGAGGCGAAAACAGTTGGCCACTCCTGGCCGGCCGTCTGCTCCTGGAGATGTTTCGGGTGAAGTCAGTTGCTTCTCCGCCGCTGTTTTCCTTTCCCTCACCCGACCGGAACGCCAAGACTCCGTCGGTAGATGTGGCGGAATTTCTATTTATCTGCCAATGGGTGACACAAGCTGCGTGTTCTGCTGTCGACAGTCAGGGAACGCCGGTGAAACCCTTGCGGGGTATGACCGAACTTCGAGGCGACCTTTATAGGGCTGTCAGAGACTATTTGGGTGATGCTACACAGGCACAATTGCGCAACCAAGTATGGGACGGCCTCGACCGCCGCTATGCCGAGCATCTCGGCGTCAACGCACAGTCGGTTCGTGCCGAGCATGCACTCACCGAGAAGGCACTGGCTTCTGCAACCGCCAGTCAGAAATCGCCAGCCACGGCGTGGAGTGCCCAGATATAG